The genomic DNA CTCGTCTGCTCCCCCGCTCTAGCACTACAGATGACTCTCCGGCTCAGTTCCGGGTGGAGCCAGCTTCCTGCTGCTgtcagggtgtgtgtgtatgtgtgtgaaagagagagagagagagaacaggggggaagggagggctgaTGGCAAAACAACATTGAGGATCATCCTGGGAAAGACGTTCAGGGCCCTGGGAGCCCCAGTGCCATGGAGGGGTGGCGAGGTTGGGGGGTTTGCTTCCCCGGAACAGTGTCTGTCTTCTGGGAGTCTCTAGGGTGTAAACATGTGGCAGACCAGCTGGACAGAGCCAGCGAAGCCCAGATGTGAGACAATTTGAGACCTGTGGGACAGCTTCTTGCCTCCCCAATAAATcattctgctcttctttctttctaaaataatccTGATTAATCCTGGCTGCAATGTCCCCAGGTAAGAGATTGTATTATTATCTCTTGCAGGCAGTAGTCAGATGTATGCAGAAGTCTTTGGGTAGGGCTTCCAGGAAAGATCTTTAAAAGGCCTACTTAGCTAGGACATGCGTCCTTttgcccttccctcctcttcttcctgcctgcctAAAAGATGCtatgatggctggagctctagCAGCTTTCCTGAACCATGAGGCCCCGTTAAAGATAGAAGATATCTGCTGAGGATGATGGAGCAAAGTGATGGAAGGAAGCTGGGAGCCTGATAACTTTGTGGAGCCATCCATTCCAGCCTAGACTGCCAGTCTCTGAAATTCTTCTacctgagagaaaaataaaccactcTCTCATTTAAACTACTgttatctgggtttttttcctcctatctGTAGTCAAACCTAATGCCAGGTGAAGCCAAATCCACGTGGACTTCAAGTCTGGATGGAGTAAGTGACATCACTGTCTTACTTTGAGAACTAGAATGTGGCCCTGAGACATGCTCTTGACCTTAGGACCAGTGAACATTCAGGTCACTGCACATTCTTATGGGGCCAAGGTGGGGAGGAGCCCTCACACCCTTATTTGCCCTTCTTTGTAAATAACTGGAGGAACGTGTGCATGAAGGAGGCACAGCCACTGCCCCTGGGCCCTGACCTGCTGGGATGGCAGCGAGGCTCAAGGAGGGACTGGTCGAGTAAGAAGTAGAAAAGCAGAGCGGCCCTTTGCGGGGAGGATTTGGTGGGGGGCGAGGAGTGAAGGGGACAGGCAGCGACggcggggcagggcagggtggggagggccagGAGCAGGGTCACTTACAGGTGCCCGCATGGTACTTGAGGGCGCTCACGCTGTGTCTGTGGGCCGCAAACGTGCGCACGCGCTCCCCGGTGTCTGCCAGCCAGCACTTGACCGTCCTGTCGGCGCTGCCCGAGTACACGTGCCGGTTCGCgagctggggggcggggagagggtcGGCACCAGACGTGGGTACGGCCGCAACCGGGCAGCTGGGCAGCTCCCCAAACCTCTCTGTGTGACGGGGAGGGGCATGGGCGGGGCTCAGGGGAGAAGCGGTGGATGAGCCCAACACGTCCCCCTgcggccccccaccccccagcccccgctGCCCATCCCTTCTCCGCAGGGCAGCGTGGGGTCAGGCAGAGCCGGCTGGACTGTCACCATGCTCTTGGCCAAGTCAGACTCTGCTCCTCAGCTACTTCACCTGTAGTTAAGGATCAGGCCAGCCACTTCCTCAGGGGAGACAGATCCCACCCGATGGCGTTCAGCACCACAGGAGCAAGGACCCCGGGGGCTGGCCGGATGGTGCTCAGCACCACAGAAACAAAGACCCCCGGGGCTGGCCAGCACTGACATCATTGCTGTCAGGTGTCTTTGGCAGCGCCCTACTCAAGAGGAGCTTGGCGGCCGGGAAGGCAACCGTGAATCCACCTACAGCCACCGCGAGACTGCACCAGTTGGTCCCTCGTGTTGTCCCGCCTGAAAAAAGGGCTTCCAGGGCAGGGCTTTCATGCTAGACTTCTGCTTGTGGaagggcagaaagaagaaagttctAGAAGTAAGCTGACTGGCTGTGGTATGTGTGAGGGCCCATCATGGGGTCCTGCGCCTGCCCCTGGGCTGCCCTggtagggagggaggagggccctgGGGACAGGCTCCCCTACTTCCCGCTCACCCAGCCAGCTGGAGGGGCGTTCACACCCTGCTGGGTGTCACAGGAGGTAAGGATAGGGCccgggggagagagaagggatttGGGGGGCACCCCTCACAGGAGCGTCCCCGCCAAGATGGACAGTGTACTAGCCCGAGGGAAGAGCAAAGACTATTAGAGTAATTCCGCCAATTTCCCTAGAGAAACACCCTGCAGCCACGACAGCTCCCAGCCAGCACCTCTGGCTGGTGGAGGAGAAGACGAGAACCACAGGCCAGGCGGGGTGCGGTCCTCAGCTGCAGTTAGCTGGCTGATGACACAGGGCCTCCCTCTCTGCAGGGCCCGGGAAGACAAGGGCAGACTAGAAGCCTCAGAGAGAGCCATCTGTGACACTGCTGGGCCCCGGGGCCGCTGGAGGCTTAGAAAAGATGAGGCCCTTCTCCCAGGGGCAGCAGGTGGTGGGCCTAGAACCAGTCCAGGCTGTCCATCAGCATCCTTAATGCCCTCCTAGCTCAAGTACACACCTGCCCATCACAGTCACACTCTGAGCCACTTCCCACTGCAGTTCCTGTGGCTGACTCACTTTCCCCATAATATTTACCAGTTTAAATCCAAGAACAGGGCTACAATTAGCCCAGCTCATCTTTCCACCCCAGCCACAGCACAGGCCGAACTTGGCCTTGAGCTAATCCCTCTGGCAGAGGGGTGCAATCTTGAGGAACAGGTGCAGCCTCCttgaggcagaggctgggggtggtCTCCTGGGGATGGAGTGGGAGCCAGGCACGCCTGCCACCTCTCAGGCTCTGCCCTAATGTCCCACCAGGTTTATGACCAGCCCAGCCAGCAGGGCCTGGCTTCTGGCCTCTCTCGTTGGCAGTCCACTCCCCTGGGACAGGGACGCGTGTGACATCCACACACCTGAGGGGCTCCAGCAGGGTCCAGACCTCACTCAGTCCTCTCACCATCTGCACCACCCTCCAGGAGCTTGGTCCCCGGACATCGACGAGGGCAGGGGCAGAAAAGCCAGCAGGGCTTCCCAAGCCTGCTCCGCACTCCCCTACTCCACTCTCAGccttcccagcccctccagcccagTGCCCGGATGTGGCCTGGCTTCTCCAGGCTCACCTGTGTCCTCACACCTTCCTCCCCAGGTTTCTGACAAGTCCTGTTCTGCCCAGAAAGCTCTCCCACACTGATCCCCCCTCACGCTTCATGAGCAAGCCACCCCCCGGGTCTGCTCCTCATGCTGCCCCCAGCACTGTGTCTGCATCCTGCCCGCCAGGCTGACCGCTGTTGGCCCCAGTGTCTCCTGGCCGTGCCCCACCGTCATTCCTGGAGGCAGCCCCAGGCGTCCAGTGACCACGATTCCAAACCACCCGTTGAGAAGCGTGGACCTGTAACAAGGGGAGCGGGTGTGTGCGAGGCCAAGACCCCACTCCGGGGGCCACCCAAGCCACGCGGTCCCACAGCCCCGCCTCCACGCCGAGCATCCATGGTCGCCTCCTGCTCCCCCCGCGGCATGTCCTGGTGACGCAGGGCATGTCACACTGTGTTTAAAAAGTGAACAAGCAGCACACTTTCGAAGTACAAGCCCTGAGCCCGGAGGCTGAGGCACCGCTCCAAGCATGCTGTCCTTGGCCGGCTGAGGCCTCTGTTCGCTTTGGCCTGTTTCCTGGAGGGACGCCCATGGGGAGCAGCAGGGCGGCCAGGGAGGCCAGGGGAGGCCCAAGGCAGATGGGGAAAGCAGGACAGACCCCAACGGGAGCACATCACAAAGGCCAGTCCTGCAGGACGCCCTGCAGTCAAGGCAGCTCTGAGGGGACGGGGCTCCTGGGCCAGCTCCCTGCAGCGTGACCCATCCAGGCGCACGCCGGATAAGGCGGGCGGCCTGACTGTGCTGCCGAGGCCCCTGGGATGCGGGTCTCTCCCCTGTTCAGCTCAGCTCACGGCAGCCCATGcaccagggcagggaggagaagcagctgggctgggctgtgagcAGGGCTGGGCGCTGGACATTCTGGCTCCTGAGCCCAACTGTGGCAAGAGGCTCCCCCACTCCGGCATGGCACGGCCGGTCACACCCTTACACGCCGCTGGTTACAGGCACAGGCTACATGTTcggtcctgggttcaaatcctgtctctgcccCTTACCAGCTGTAACACTTTGGGCAAGctgcttaccctctctgagcccccatcTTCTcaagtacaaaatgaaaaaaatcatctcCCTAGAAGTGGCCATGAGGATAAATGCGATAATGCACACAGCCTGGTCCAACATGGGAGCTAGTACCTCCCCCTAAAATGCAACAGCAATCTCTGCCCCCCGCCCCTCGGGGTCTGGCAGGACAGTGCTTTTGCAGGAAAAGAATGGTGCCCCCCGACGACGCCGCAGAGAACAAGCGCTCCCCGCTGCCCTCGGGCTGCCCCCAGACCTGGCagctcctccccttctctctggctgtattcaaaatgtttatttctttaaaaagatatgaAGTCAATATGACACAATGCTGATATCTCATTTCACAAGTGGGTACATAGCTGTCTGTTTTACTGTTTGCGTTAAAATGTTTCAGaactaaaattttctctttcttcacaaGGAGCAGCCAGTTGAGCCCCGACCTTGGGAGCTCCTCTcaagagaggggagggagcagccCCCTCGGTGGTCAGTGGGCTTGACTTTGAGTTTCTTACTTGGAAGCTGGACCACCCTTTTCAGAGGAGGCCTGTGCACTCCTGGCTCTGCCCCGACCTGGCTCCTGGAACCCTCTGGGGTTGGCGTGTTCAACCCTGGATACACGTCCCATAATGAACGGGAAAGGCAGAGGCCCCTCAGGGCTTGGCTGATTTCTCAGGCCTCGTCTCTGCTCCTACAAGGCCCAGAGTGGGCCGCATGCCTGCAAGGAGGCGGGGGAATGCTTCAGTGGGGACCTCATCCATGTGGGGCCGACAGGTTCAGAAGCAAGGCATAAGAGGCTGTGTAACTCTGTACAGTTTCCTCGTTTCTTCCCCGACCTCTGAAAAGGCAGCCCACAAATTTATCTCAACACACGGTGGGCCTGACCCGTCCAGCACGAACAGTGGAAATACCACAGCTCCACGGAACAGGCTCCCCTCAGGAGCGAGTCGATACCCCACACTCATCCTAACAGGAAAGTGCACCTCTCAATCTGCAAGCACGAgtgcttcctcagcaaaacaacacCAGGAGCCAGGCTGCTGGGCTCCCAAAACCATCCAGGGGGTCCAGGATGCTCCTGGGGTCCCCAACACCCGGGAACCCTGCCCGTCTGCAGTACGTCTGGCAAGGCGCCGtgctgggaggggtgggagttCTGTGTGGTCCCTTAGAAGACATCATCTCCATGTCGCAGGTGCATGGCCCTGGGTGTGACACGcaggagaagggacagagaaCGGGAACTGACGTGAACCCGAGGGTCGCCTCCTATTTGGAGAAGGTGAAGGAGATGGGTGCCTCGACTCCGCGGCTGCGCTTCCCACTCAGACTGGAGATGACAGCAAGGCTGCAGTGAGGGACCCACACAGCAAGGGTCTCAGAGGCTGGGCCGAGAGACTGTCAGGTGGCCCTGAAAGGTCCTGAGTGCCAGGGTGAGGCGGGGAGCAGTCCCGCTCACAGAGGCAGATCAGGAGAGGCGGGCAAGGCGCCTTTGCAGCCCCGCgacagggagaggagggaatCCTGAAAGCAGGCGACACCAACGCAGAGACACCCGTGCATCGACGCACGGGCATTTCCCAAGTCACCGTACAACCAGACTTCACACAGGGGAAGCGACAGGAAACAAGACACGGAGACTCGTTTATCTAGTGTCCGAACCACAGGAAGTGTTCCCCAGCACTCCCTAGGGCCGTGGCATGCAAGGCAGGGTCACATACACCACCTGCCGGGCATTGTGCAGGTCCGCTGTGGAACTGCTTCTCTGGAAGGTGCCAGGCGTCCACTGTGGCGATGGTGACCCTGGCGCTCTGTCAGGCAGGACCCTACCCCCAACGGCTCTCGAAAATGGGGGCTTCTCTACCTCAATTCCACCTCGGGGTGAAGCGGGCTGTGAATTAATACCTAACTAACTAACCAACGAACCAAATAACTGGACGTTCACTGAATCACGCGCTGGCTGTGCGAGCGCGAGGCTGCCTTTGTGCCAGGCCCTCAGACACTGTCAGGACCGGCCTCCACGAAGGCGCCCAGTTCCTCCGACGGGAAGcgctctccctgctcccagctccGACCCCAGGGGCCTCCACACACTCCACTGTGCCCGTCTGCACCTGGCCCCACGCCACCACCCAGCAAGGCCCTCTCCCCATGTACCCCCCACACCCTTCACTCCCTAACTGGGACCTAGCCTGGTTTGTGCTTACGGGAGCAAGACTGACTCCACCCTTGGAGCACCCCACCCTGGAGCACCCAACCCTGGGAGTTAGCCTTGCCCTGTGGTCCTGCAGTCTCCTGAGCACTCTGCAGAGTGCCAAGCCCCCACCAGCACTTTACTCCCCCATCACTCATTCACTTCCCgttgctgtgccaggcactgggctccaTGGCCTGGGGCTGACCTAGCAGAGGAGACAGACTCGCTCTTGGCTGGTACCAGAAGCTCTGAGCCAGCTGGCTGCCCAGAGACTCGCTCCACCCTTCTTCACTGACCCCAAGCCTGTCCTGCCATGCTGTACCCAGGACACCATCCCCACTGCTCCCTGCACATCTCTGCCCATCATGCACAATGCTGCTTCCCAGGTACCTGCTGGggtcctctctctgccctccagccACTTCAAACCCTGGAAATTAGAAACCATATGACGGACTTCCAACTAGGTCCCCTACCCCATCATAATGTCCTCAAGCAGGATCTGAGTTAGAAAAATGCCAATTATACATCCGAAAAAGCATGGCAGGGACCCAGCTGCTCTGTGGTTCACCAGGGGTCAGAGGTCATTCCGCCCAGGGAAAATAGAGCCCTTCCTTACTCCATTGTTCCCAGGGTCCCAGGGCTGCCCTTGACCCCCAGAACCCAAAACAGGCCTCCTGGTCTCGCTCTCCAGGGGACCACTGTACTCGGCTTCCTGTTGGCTCGAGCCCACCCCCAGTGCTTCATTTGTGGCTTCTCAGGTGCCACCCAGGGCTGCACCCCAACCCGCCCATGTCAGGCGTGGAAACTGgcctggggaaaggaagaagctGGCCAAACCCCGGCCAGGAACCCGCAGATCCCAATACCTAGACAGAGGGAGGGACCGTATCCAGCAGACACTGCCAGCCAAGCATGGGCAGCACAGCGCTGAGATGCAAAACAGCAGCAACGGCACAGGCTAACGGGCGTGAGCACACGCCAGGCAGCAGGCCCCACGCCTGTCTGCTGTTAATTCACTAAATCCTCGCAACCACCCAGGGGCGGGCACAGCTTCACCTCTGCAATCCCTAATCCAAACTTTGAGGCCGCACGTGTTTCAGCATCTTGTGGATTTTAGGAACACACTCATGTTTCCGCAGCACAGGGAGGCATACTCCCAGGACGTGGGATGAACTGAATCACAGCAAGCCTCGTATGTGTTCAGGTCAGGCTTTGCTGCCAAATAAGTTTCAGTGCCAAGCCTAAGAAAAAAACTCTTCATGTTTTGCAACTCTCGGATTTAGGAATTATGGACTAGGGGTTGTGGGTAGACATAACCTCACTTTACACGTAAGGAAACCGAAATTCATACACTGACAACAGCCCTAACCCtggtatctgtgaatgtgaccatATTAGAAGACAAGGTCTCtaaaaaggtaattaagttaaaatgaggtcattagggtggaacctaatccagtatgactggtgtcctcagaagaggaaatctggatgcagagggaagagcatatgaggacagagggagaagacagctgtctaccAGCCATTGAAagaagcctcaggagaaaccaaccctgcccacaccttagtcttggacttccagcctccagacctgtgagacaACCCGTCTCTGTGGTTGCAGCCCCCGTgcctgtggtcctttgttacacagcctgagctgactagTACACTGGTGTAGGGCAGCAGCTCAGAGATGACCCCGGGGCTTCCCTAGCAAAAAGGCAGGGGCCGGGCAGTTCTCACCTCCAGACAGATGACAGAGCCCTGGTGCTCCTGGAATACCCGCAGCTGCTCCCCACTCAGGATGTCCCAGGCTCGGATGGTGGCATCAGTGCTGCCGGTGAAGGCCGTGTGGCTGGGCGTGTCCAGCACCAGGCAGAGCACAGCGCCTGTGTGGCCCCGCAGCGTCTGGTGGCAGCAGCCACTGGCCACCTGCCACACCTTGGCCGTGCCATCTGTGCTGCCCGTCACCAGGAGCCCCCCAGCCACGGCCTCCTCTGCACAGGGAGCCCCAGGGAGGTCCCAGGGAGCAGAGTAGGCTAGAGTCAGCACACAGTTGCGGTGGCCCCGGAACTCCCGGGACACCTGCCCCTTGTCCACACTCCAGGCACGAGCTGTCCGGTCATAGGAGCTGCTGAAGAGCTGGTTGTTGGCGACCAGGATTCTGGTGGCAAGAGGGGAAAGGTCAGGGTCAGCCCATACAGTGTTGCCCTGCAGACTATCACAGGATCCCTTTGGCTGGGGTCTCATGTGTTCAATGAGCCCAGGTGATGGGAAGCACAAACTGTTCCCAGGGAACGGGAGATATGAATCTGAGAAAACCACAGGGCTGGGGAATCCAAGCCCTTTGAATCAAGGGTGACAGTGGGGGTACCAAGAGAGACCCCCTGGAAATGTCAGGGACCCCAGAGAGAGCCTCAGCCTCTGGGCTTCCACCACCCACAGAATGAAGCCCAGACTCAAGGCGTCCTCGGTCACTGCCATCCACACCTCCACCCGCCCCTGTGTGCACAGCTGCCCAGGCCATAGATCAGCTGCCTCAACGCAGCAGCTGGAAGAGGCTCCCCTCTCTCCACTCGTGAGTGGAGAGCCAGCCACACTCACCTTGCGTCCAGTTCAAGGCACTCATTCCTGAACAGCACCCAGAATTGCCCCCAGTCACCCTCCTGTCTGAACCCCTCCACATGCTGGGCCCGTGGTCCACTCGGACCCTCGCCTCAGCAAGGACCAAGGCTCCAATGCTCCCACCCAACACCTCGCCCGGAGCAGCTACTCCACAGCTACGGAAGCAGGggcaaagggaggagggagagaggggaggggaacaggCAGGGAGACGGACCCTCCCGCTTTGCCCAGAACTGAAAGGTTTCTGTGGACGCAGGACTTGCAGTTTGAAAACTGGGCAAAACGAGACACGCTGCCACCCCAGGGTCAGGTCAGACTCAAGAGACTGGGCAGGGCACTTCCTACTGTTCAGCCTTGGAGGAGCTGGCCAGCCCTTGCTGTCGCTCTCACAACACTGGTCCCAGGATCATGCCCATGGGTGACCTCCCTAAAGGTGGGGCCCACGGGAGGCACAGTCAGATAAATCACCGTGCAGCTGGGGTGGGCATCTGCTGTCAGCTCACACAGCAGAACCTTAACTGGGCTGAGGTCTGTTGGCGACACTCCAGCTCCAGGTCACAGCCCCGGGCAGAGAGGTTCTGTCCACACCATGGGGAAGGAGAGGCCTCCCCAAGAGTAAATAATCATGATTCTTACCATTTTGATAAATAAGAACTTCTCCCCAGAAAACACACATTTGTCTTTAGTATAGAACTTTGCATGTAACTTCAAAGGGTCTGTTAATACACCCTTGTGAAGaagccctgagccccaggagaCCACCAAGGGCACAAAGGGAGCTGGAATGGGGGCATGTCATTGGTGTGGGGACAGAGGGATCAGGAACCCCCATCTCAGTGTCAGAGGCACCTCGTGCTCCCTCTTTGAAAAGGTCTGGCCTGCGAGGCTGACGTGGATGGGAGGAGAGACAGCCGCTCACAAAAACAGACCTTCCGCCTGCACACGGCCCTCGCCTCTCTCAGGGCGGGCCCTGCTTCCCACAGGTAACTAAGGAAACAGACAGCACTAAACACGACCACGCCATTCCTGATGGGCTTCTTCCCTAACACCCACAGGCATGGTTTTCACGACACGCGCATTTCTAAAGGAAAGGACGACCTGACGCCACGTGGCAGGGGTAGGTGATGTTCTGGGGGTATGAGTCCTGCCAGGTGTGGCCTGGCATGAGAAGGCAGGGACACGAGGCCTGGTTGGCACCCCAAGAAGTTCACACACCTGGCCCAGCTCTGAAAATACGGGAAAAAGTGAAGTCCATGTCCTCATCTCAGGGATATCACACATTTGTGAGCAGTTACTTAATAATGCAAATATCCACCCAGAGCTGTGGGTTTGGAATAGCTGACTGCTCAAAAGTCATGTGTGCTTGCAtatgtgtgtgaacatgtgtgtgtgtatacgtattTGTGTGtgagagcgtgtgtgtgtgtgaatgtgtttgtACACATATGTGTGAACATGTGTGCATGTTGTGTGTGCACTTGGGAGAGAGTCTAAACCCGGCACAGCATTCTTTCTAGCCTTAATTGTCCAGATTTCCTGGTGAGGAGCAGCAGACAGTTCCCAGTTCAACCTGAGGGCAAGGTGGTCACCTGAGATGGGGCTGTCCCCTGGAGCCACTCATGGCTGCACAAAAGGAGACTCCCCCACGCACACACTTCTCCTCAATCACAAACGTCTGTCTCAAGAAAGAGTGCTGGGAAGAGGCAAGCAGGAGCTGCGGGGCCGAGGCCTGGTTCTAgccccttctctcccacctccgTTAGCGTGGCCCTGGTCTCGCAGGTCTCCAGGCCTCACCTGCTCTGGCTAAGGGGGGCGGGGGTGCCAGGGAGATAAAAGCTCAGCTGctggaaggtgggggtggggccggaGCTCCACTGGGGTCCCTACCCGGGTCCCTCCAGACTTGCTTCTCCACTCAGAACACCCTGAATCAACACAACGATGTCTGCTGGTCTACGTCTATCTTGCTACTCAGGGATGTTACCTAGCTCCTGCCCTGCTGGTGCATCATCCCGACTGCAGGCCACCGGTACCGCGAGCAGTTAATGATCGGCCTGGCCCACCCCTTCCCGCCACGGTGCGCTGGACCACGAGCCCAGTGGGTTCCGCCCCAACCCAGGCATGCGCAAAGCTGGCCAAGTGCCCACCCCGACACAGGCATGCGCAAAGCTGGCCAAGTGCGCGCCCCGACCCAGGCATGCGCAAAGCTGGACAACTGCCCACCCCGACAGGCATGCGCAAAGCTGGCCAAGTGCGCGCCCCGACCCACGCATGCGCAAAGCCCACGCCGGCCGCGTCCCTCTGGCCAACGCCCTTCCCTCTCCATCCGTCCTAGCCCAGCCCAGCCTTCTGACCCCCTCCAAACGGCCGCCTGCGCTGGGCCCCTTCTTTACTTGGTTAACATCCCAGGCAGGTGCCCCTCCAGGTCATTGCGGCCACGAGGGCCCAAGGTCGGGTGCCCAGACTCCTGCTTATACGGGGCATTCCCTCAGGAGTTTGAGAGGCCACCACAAGTTACATAAATAGTGTCAAATTGATCTGGTCAGCAAAGGAATTTCCATGGCTCAGCTCAGACCCAAATtcaataaggaaaggaaaaattcaaacCTCCTCGAGAGGCAGGGGGGTGAAATATTTTCAACAGCAACATAGAAAGGACAGGTTTAAAAATACCCTCGACTCCATCTGCAAAACCTCCATTTTGCTCCTCCTCCAAGCCCTGCCACCATCCGGTACCAATTAAGTCATTTCCTCTGGAATTTGTTCCCATCAGTAGGAGCTGTGGCCTCCAATGCCTTTCCCTGTGCCTAGCAGGGGGCAGTTGTGCTGCCAGGGCCCCCTGGTAGGTGGGGGGGCATCCAGGCACAAGTCAGTGTGTCAGTGGtgcttccctgcccccacctccacctcccaaaCCCCCGCACCTGCAGCCCTGGGCAGTTAACAGCAGTCCCGCCTGGGGCCACGTGTCTCCTGGGCCCTCCATTGCTATGGCTCCTGATGACTTCTCCATGCATCCACATGTGGACTTCCCCAGAGAAGCGAAGTTCCTCCAGGGCAGGGGCCCCACGGTCTACATCTCTGCCCCCCAGGCCACACTGACCTGTTCACAATGGATGTGTGTCCTTGGAACACCTGCAG from Equus quagga isolate Etosha38 chromosome 8, UCLA_HA_Equagga_1.0, whole genome shotgun sequence includes the following:
- the WDR86 gene encoding WD repeat-containing protein 86 isoform X2, with the translated sequence MPGYPSLAGRSFFLVLSSTGGMGGGGSALRVCADHRGGINWLSLSPDGQRLLTGSEDGTARLWSTADGQCCALLQGHKSYVTFCQLEDEAAFTCSADCTIRKWDVLTGQCLQVFQGHTSIVNRILVANNQLFSSSYDRTARAWSVDKGQVSREFRGHRNCVLTLAYSAPWDLPGAPCAEEAVAGGLLVTGSTDGTAKVWQVASGCCHQTLRGHTGAVLCLVLDTPSHTAFTGSTDATIRAWDILSGEQLRVFQEHQGSVICLERGLGSCPAARLRPYPRLVPTLSPPPSSRTGTCTRAAPTGRSSAGWQTPGSACARLRPTDTA